The Petrocella atlantisensis genome has a window encoding:
- a CDS encoding helix-turn-helix domain-containing protein, which translates to MELNEKLQELRKQKELTQEELAEKLFVSRTAISKWESGRGYPNIDSLKAIAEFFDVTIDELLSSKELLSLAQKDSAIKIQQVRDLVFGLLDLSFLLLIFIPLFGQPEGDFIRQVSLIAIEYIPIYIEVIYYTIILGITVFGTLLLTLQNWDNGIWIKNKSKISVLLSILSVMIFMATLQPYISTLSFILLLIKASLLFKGQ; encoded by the coding sequence TTGGAGCTTAATGAAAAATTACAGGAACTTAGAAAACAAAAGGAATTGACCCAAGAGGAGCTTGCTGAGAAATTATTTGTCTCAAGAACAGCAATCTCAAAATGGGAATCTGGAAGAGGTTATCCAAATATTGATTCTCTAAAAGCTATTGCGGAATTTTTTGATGTTACCATTGATGAATTGCTATCATCAAAAGAATTGCTTTCTCTTGCTCAAAAAGATAGTGCAATAAAAATTCAGCAAGTTAGAGATTTAGTTTTTGGGCTATTAGATTTATCATTTTTATTATTGATTTTCATTCCTTTGTTTGGGCAACCAGAAGGGGATTTTATAAGACAAGTGTCATTAATTGCAATCGAATATATACCCATTTATATAGAGGTGATTTATTATACAATTATTTTAGGAATCACTGTTTTTGGAACTTTGCTATTGACACTACAAAACTGGGATAATGGCATTTGGATAAAAAACAAAAGTAAAATATCGGTGTTATTAAGTATTTTAAGTGTAATGATTTTTATGGCTACCCTTCAACCTTATATTTCTACTTTGTCCTTTATTCTACTGCTTATAAAGGCTTCCTTGCTTTTTAAAGGGCAGTGA
- a CDS encoding oxidoreductase has translation MSKKVALVTGASSGIGFKTAVDLKNAGFIVYGAARRMDKLKNLEGKDIKIIQLDVTDEDSMAKCVETIIKDEGRLDVLVNNAGYGSFGAIEDVPIEEARRQIEVNVFGLARMCQLVLPHMRKNSFGRIINISSMGGKMYTSFGGWYHATKFAVEALSDCMRLETEQFGVDVVLVEPGGIKTDWGIIAAENLRKTSKGSAYGKSVKETAKKMRKNYNGNLLSDPKIISKVIVKAATAKKPKTRYLVGFGAKPAVFLRRILSDRMFDKLVKATM, from the coding sequence ATGAGTAAAAAAGTAGCATTAGTTACAGGTGCAAGCAGTGGTATTGGATTCAAAACAGCCGTGGATTTGAAAAACGCTGGGTTTATCGTATATGGCGCAGCCAGAAGAATGGATAAGCTTAAAAATCTTGAAGGAAAAGATATCAAGATTATACAGTTGGATGTAACAGATGAAGATTCAATGGCTAAATGTGTAGAGACAATTATAAAGGATGAAGGACGTTTGGATGTTCTTGTAAATAACGCTGGGTATGGTTCTTTTGGAGCCATTGAAGATGTGCCAATAGAAGAAGCCAGACGACAGATTGAAGTTAATGTATTTGGTCTGGCAAGAATGTGTCAGTTGGTTCTGCCTCATATGAGGAAAAATAGTTTTGGTAGAATCATTAACATTTCATCTATGGGTGGGAAAATGTATACATCATTTGGTGGTTGGTATCATGCAACCAAATTTGCTGTAGAGGCACTGAGCGATTGCATGCGACTAGAAACAGAGCAGTTTGGTGTGGATGTTGTACTGGTTGAACCCGGTGGCATCAAGACAGATTGGGGTATAATTGCAGCAGAAAATCTTCGGAAAACTTCAAAAGGCAGTGCTTATGGCAAAAGTGTAAAAGAGACTGCAAAGAAAATGCGTAAAAACTACAATGGCAATCTACTTTCTGATCCTAAGATTATATCAAAAGTAATTGTGAAAGCAGCCACAGCAAAAAAACCTAAAACAAGATATCTTGTGGGTTTTGGTGCCAAGCCAGCTGTCTTTCTTAGAAGAATCCTATCGGATAGAATGTTCGATAAACTTGTTAAAGCAACAATGTAA
- a CDS encoding DUF5131 family protein: MNWEPWTGCYKASDGCTNCYLYGPHAKRYDQNTIQKTDKFDWPIRTNAKGEYKIKGNKILATCFATDFFLPEADEWRKEAWAIIKERTDIDFLILTKRIDRFLVSLPSDWGNGYDNVNIGCSVENKEVADYRLPLFLSYPIKRRFIACAPLLEAIDLTSYLHGVDHVTVGGETGREARECDYEWVLNIREQCIKANVTFWFKNTGSLFKRDNVVEKINPFKQTGVAKELGINILDGKRLF, translated from the coding sequence ATGAACTGGGAGCCGTGGACAGGTTGTTACAAAGCAAGTGATGGTTGCACAAATTGCTATTTGTATGGTCCACATGCCAAACGCTATGACCAAAACACCATACAAAAAACAGATAAATTCGATTGGCCTATAAGGACAAATGCAAAAGGTGAATACAAGATCAAAGGAAATAAGATTCTTGCGACCTGCTTTGCAACGGACTTTTTTCTTCCAGAAGCGGATGAGTGGCGCAAAGAAGCGTGGGCTATCATAAAGGAAAGAACCGACATTGATTTTCTGATTTTAACCAAGCGGATTGATCGTTTCCTTGTATCCCTCCCATCAGATTGGGGAAATGGCTATGACAATGTAAATATTGGATGTAGTGTCGAAAATAAAGAAGTAGCCGACTATAGGCTTCCCTTATTTTTATCCTATCCGATTAAGCGACGTTTTATCGCCTGCGCACCACTTTTAGAAGCGATCGATTTAACATCCTATCTTCATGGCGTAGACCATGTTACAGTCGGAGGCGAAACAGGACGAGAAGCTCGTGAATGTGATTATGAGTGGGTGCTTAACATCCGAGAACAGTGCATAAAAGCAAATGTAACATTTTGGTTTAAAAATACAGGTTCGCTTTTCAAACGTGACAATGTCGTAGAAAAAATAAATCCATTTAAGCAAACTGGTGTGGCTAAAGAGCTTGGTATCAATATATTAGATGGAAAAAGGTTGTTTTGA
- a CDS encoding S-layer homology domain-containing protein, whose product MDEMIVEKYNELIKENGAESLFSPVSFEVAAKNTKIKVIREEIEISKFSNYVERVMEMPKSVDSSKITTGIVFNSEGTYSHVPTEVFQKEGKWFARINSLTNSEYSVIWNPVTVKSVEDHWSKDAVNDMASRLVIFDPEAFTPDKAITRADFAEYIVRALGLYREGSAHENKFSDISTNGNRTLAILIANEYKIVEGYPDGTFRPDARITREEAMTMYQRAMKVTKLVGSDSNRYQSYKDFGEVSTWAESNVKEVLAAHVFNGTNTTIISPKSNLTYAEATQAVKNLLVESKLINK is encoded by the coding sequence ATGGATGAAATGATAGTAGAAAAGTATAATGAACTGATAAAAGAAAATGGTGCCGAGTCTCTATTCAGTCCGGTATCCTTTGAAGTGGCAGCCAAAAACACAAAAATAAAAGTTATAAGAGAAGAAATAGAAATCAGCAAGTTCAGCAACTATGTGGAAAGGGTTATGGAAATGCCAAAAAGTGTAGATTCAAGTAAAATCACAACAGGCATCGTATTCAACTCGGAGGGAACTTACAGCCATGTACCGACAGAAGTATTCCAAAAAGAGGGAAAGTGGTTTGCAAGAATAAACTCTTTGACAAACTCCGAATACTCGGTCATCTGGAATCCTGTCACTGTGAAATCCGTTGAGGACCATTGGTCTAAGGATGCTGTCAATGACATGGCATCAAGATTGGTCATCTTTGATCCTGAAGCATTTACTCCAGATAAAGCAATCACAAGAGCAGATTTTGCAGAGTATATAGTCAGAGCCCTGGGACTCTATAGAGAAGGTTCAGCCCATGAAAACAAGTTTAGTGATATCAGTACCAATGGGAATAGAACGTTGGCTATTCTGATTGCGAATGAATACAAAATTGTAGAAGGATACCCAGATGGAACGTTCAGACCAGATGCACGGATTACCCGTGAAGAAGCGATGACGATGTATCAAAGAGCAATGAAGGTGACTAAACTTGTTGGAAGTGATTCGAATCGATACCAGAGTTATAAGGACTTTGGTGAGGTAAGCACTTGGGCAGAATCAAATGTAAAAGAAGTATTAGCGGCTCATGTTTTCAACGGTACCAATACAACAATTATTTCACCAAAATCAAACCTGACTTATGCAGAAGCAACACAGGCGGTTAAAAATCTCTTGGTGGAATCGAAGTTAATCAATAAGTAA
- a CDS encoding type 1 glutamine amidotransferase family protein, giving the protein MYTIYVYVLDTLADWELGYVTSELNSGRFFKKDHPGVSLKTVSYSQRPINTMGGMTVIPNCIIDDIVVSETSILLLPGANTWNDPKHGAIIEKAREFLSVGAMVCAICGATAALANFGLLDNRPHTSNGPGYLEMISPSYKGQSFYIDKPSVRDNNLITASSTGALLWAKQIIEHLGVYQSDTLESWFEYFSTGEPKHFFALMKTLPSSNKN; this is encoded by the coding sequence ATGTATACAATCTATGTTTATGTTCTAGATACTTTAGCCGACTGGGAACTGGGCTATGTTACTTCAGAGTTGAATTCTGGTCGTTTTTTCAAAAAAGACCACCCAGGTGTATCGCTCAAAACGGTTAGTTATTCTCAAAGGCCAATCAATACTATGGGTGGGATGACAGTAATACCCAATTGTATAATTGATGATATTGTTGTGAGTGAAACGAGTATTTTGTTATTACCGGGCGCAAATACATGGAACGACCCAAAGCATGGTGCTATCATCGAAAAAGCAAGGGAATTTCTCTCTGTAGGTGCTATGGTGTGTGCCATCTGTGGAGCTACTGCTGCACTTGCCAACTTTGGCCTATTGGATAATCGTCCTCATACCAGTAATGGACCGGGATATCTTGAAATGATTTCTCCTAGCTATAAAGGGCAAAGTTTTTATATAGACAAGCCATCTGTAAGAGATAACAACCTAATTACTGCAAGTTCCACCGGTGCCTTGTTGTGGGCCAAACAAATAATTGAGCATTTAGGGGTTTATCAATCAGACACCCTAGAATCTTGGTTTGAATATTTTAGTACCGGTGAGCCTAAACATTTCTTTGCCCTAATGAAAACGTTGCCGTCTAGCAATAAAAACTGA
- a CDS encoding TMEM165/GDT1 family protein, whose protein sequence is MVQEIFRALLLIFVAEMGDKTQILAMAFATRFPVKKVLLGIGIGSLLNHGLAVMLGSYLSTFIPMNTLQMVAGVAFIGFALWTLKTEENEDEEKESKIQFGPVGTVALAFFLGELGDKTQLTAITLAADAYYPKMILLGTVSGMIATGALGIFVGKKMGDKIPELGIKLFAASIFMFFGLQKLVQTISPGYLIPIFIVPFIIGLGLMVIFMINKLLKQRKEGIQTALIIKARMLHDYYEHIQDDLAKICVGNRHCSFCEGSQCVIGHAKVVIEEAQRDKRESLDVDGIRPSYYKKPFSNEKVYDSLVDTICVMDHVENQELLAYAQLIRKQMEVILLDEYIEEYVNTNDYIQSIMKINKEIGIKIKKLYTVRKPIEDRIINLGNRINNLYLIEILDGYLLVDTGYREQYDDFCKKLDKHQIRLNEITYVFLTHAHDDHAGFLNQILEATKAKVILHPEAVSRLQSGQNSFEGGCSSKLAWSFCKIMKWFGKGDHKYQPVNAFDRYLIVNQENKQQIETLLGAEIIELPGHTEDSIGLLYNNHVLFSGDATMNGFPSRHHVIIWIENLIDYKNTWEKMAKLDYSKIYPSHGSPFRKKQLLKNIGQLNIIKIYPLH, encoded by the coding sequence ATGGTTCAAGAAATATTTCGAGCATTATTATTGATTTTTGTAGCAGAGATGGGGGATAAAACACAAATATTAGCAATGGCTTTTGCAACGAGGTTTCCGGTTAAGAAAGTTTTATTAGGCATTGGTATAGGATCCCTCTTAAATCATGGTTTAGCGGTTATGCTTGGAAGTTACCTTTCCACATTTATACCAATGAATACGCTTCAAATGGTGGCAGGAGTCGCCTTTATAGGTTTTGCGTTATGGACATTAAAAACAGAAGAAAATGAAGATGAAGAGAAAGAATCAAAAATACAATTTGGACCGGTCGGTACCGTTGCCCTCGCTTTCTTTTTAGGTGAACTGGGTGACAAAACTCAATTAACAGCCATTACTTTAGCAGCGGATGCCTATTATCCAAAGATGATACTTCTAGGAACGGTGAGCGGTATGATAGCCACAGGTGCTTTGGGTATTTTTGTCGGCAAAAAAATGGGCGATAAAATACCGGAATTGGGCATAAAGCTATTTGCTGCCTCAATTTTTATGTTTTTTGGGCTACAGAAGCTAGTACAAACAATATCACCTGGCTACTTAATTCCAATCTTCATTGTTCCGTTTATAATTGGGCTAGGTCTTATGGTAATCTTCATGATAAATAAACTGCTGAAACAAAGAAAAGAAGGTATTCAAACTGCCCTCATAATTAAGGCAAGAATGCTTCATGATTATTATGAGCATATCCAGGATGATCTGGCAAAAATTTGCGTGGGTAATCGACATTGTAGTTTTTGTGAAGGAAGTCAGTGTGTTATTGGTCATGCAAAAGTAGTGATAGAAGAAGCACAAAGAGACAAACGTGAGAGTCTTGATGTCGATGGTATTAGACCATCCTATTATAAAAAGCCCTTTTCAAATGAGAAAGTTTATGATAGTCTGGTGGATACTATTTGTGTGATGGACCATGTTGAAAACCAAGAGCTGCTAGCTTATGCACAACTGATTAGAAAGCAAATGGAAGTCATATTATTGGATGAATATATAGAAGAGTATGTAAACACAAATGATTATATACAAAGTATAATGAAAATAAATAAAGAAATTGGAATAAAAATCAAAAAACTATATACAGTAAGAAAACCAATTGAAGATAGAATCATTAATCTTGGCAATAGAATAAATAATTTATATTTGATTGAGATTTTAGATGGGTATTTACTTGTTGATACGGGGTATAGAGAACAATATGATGATTTTTGTAAGAAACTAGATAAGCATCAGATTAGATTAAATGAGATAACCTATGTATTCCTAACCCATGCACATGATGATCATGCAGGATTTCTTAACCAAATACTTGAAGCAACAAAAGCCAAAGTCATACTTCATCCGGAGGCAGTGAGCCGATTACAATCAGGACAAAATTCTTTTGAAGGCGGTTGTAGCAGTAAATTAGCTTGGAGTTTTTGTAAAATTATGAAATGGTTTGGCAAAGGTGATCATAAATATCAACCGGTTAATGCCTTTGATAGATATTTGATTGTTAACCAAGAGAACAAACAACAAATTGAAACACTATTAGGCGCCGAAATCATTGAACTGCCAGGACATACTGAAGATTCCATTGGATTGCTTTACAATAATCATGTCTTGTTTAGCGGAGATGCTACGATGAATGGATTCCCCAGTCGTCATCATGTTATTATTTGGATTGAAAATTTAATCGACTATAAAAATACTTGGGAAAAGATGGCGAAATTAGATTATAGTAAAATTTACCCATCGCACGGGAGTCCTTTTAGAAAAAAACAGTTACTAAAAAACATAGGCCAGCTTAATATAATCAAAATCTATCCATTACATTAG
- a CDS encoding GNAT family N-acetyltransferase → MNINIRNEEVKDYRRVEEVAREAFWNLYFPGCHEHFVIHKMRNHKDFIRDLAFVIEVDNQIAGGIFYTHSKIVSEDNKEYKTISFGPVFISPKFHRKGLGRELITHSIQVAKEMGYLAILTLGYPYHYEPYGFLGGKKYNISMPDKKFYKGLLVLPLYEGALDDIKGYADFSDVFEVMEEEVEAFDQLFPPKEKKYQESQDEYEAAASLLED, encoded by the coding sequence ATGAATATAAATATTAGAAATGAAGAAGTAAAAGATTACAGAAGAGTTGAAGAGGTTGCTAGAGAGGCATTTTGGAACTTGTATTTTCCTGGTTGTCATGAGCATTTTGTGATTCATAAAATGAGAAACCATAAAGATTTTATAAGAGATTTGGCCTTTGTAATAGAAGTCGATAATCAAATTGCCGGTGGTATATTCTATACACATTCAAAGATTGTATCTGAGGACAATAAAGAATATAAGACAATTAGTTTTGGACCTGTTTTTATTTCACCAAAATTCCATAGAAAGGGACTAGGAAGAGAGCTCATTACACATTCTATTCAAGTAGCTAAAGAAATGGGCTACCTTGCAATTCTAACACTAGGATATCCATATCACTATGAGCCATACGGTTTCCTAGGAGGTAAGAAATATAATATTTCTATGCCAGATAAAAAGTTTTATAAAGGCCTATTAGTGTTACCCCTCTATGAAGGAGCTTTAGATGACATTAAAGGCTATGCTGATTTTTCAGATGTATTTGAAGTCATGGAAGAAGAGGTAGAAGCGTTTGATCAATTATTTCCACCAAAGGAAAAGAAATATCAAGAAAGTCAAGATGAGTATGAGGCTGCAGCTTCTTTGCTTGAGGATTGA
- a CDS encoding phosphatase PAP2 family protein has translation MKTKNTKNFIISTSYLIAFVLFSLMITFIDVKPIGPEESFVGFATLNGWMHNLFGINRTLYNITDWASILAVFIALGFAILGLCQWIKRRSLFKVDRSILLLGGFYSIVFTAYLFFEFFIVNYRPILIDGFLEASYPSSTTMLVMCIMPTAMMQFSRLIINNKARNIVNTICGIFTGLMVIGRLLSGVHWFTDILGGVLLSAGLVMFYFTMNEQIDSKKHKQ, from the coding sequence ATGAAAACTAAGAACACTAAAAATTTTATTATTTCAACAAGTTACTTAATAGCTTTTGTACTATTTTCGCTTATGATTACATTTATTGATGTCAAACCAATTGGACCTGAAGAATCATTTGTAGGATTTGCAACGCTAAATGGATGGATGCATAATTTGTTTGGTATTAATAGGACACTTTACAATATTACGGATTGGGCAAGTATTTTAGCAGTATTCATTGCTTTGGGTTTTGCTATACTTGGACTATGTCAGTGGATTAAAAGAAGAAGTTTATTCAAGGTAGATCGTAGTATTTTATTACTGGGTGGTTTTTATAGTATCGTTTTCACAGCCTATTTATTTTTTGAGTTCTTTATTGTAAATTACCGTCCCATTTTGATTGACGGCTTCTTAGAGGCTTCCTATCCATCCTCGACCACCATGCTTGTCATGTGTATTATGCCAACCGCTATGATGCAATTTAGTCGTTTAATCATAAACAACAAAGCAAGAAATATAGTGAATACTATTTGTGGAATTTTCACAGGCCTTATGGTTATAGGGCGATTGTTATCGGGTGTGCACTGGTTTACGGATATTTTAGGTGGCGTGCTACTTAGCGCAGGCCTTGTTATGTTTTATTTTACTATGAACGAACAGATTGATTCAAAAAAGCATAAGCAATAG
- a CDS encoding helix-turn-helix domain-containing protein, which translates to MELNEKLQELRKQKELTQEELAEKLFVSRTAISKWESGRGYPNIDSLKAIAEFFDVTIDELLSSKELLSLAQKDSAIKIQQVRDLVFGLLDLSFLLLIFIPLFGQPEGDFIRQVSLIAIEYIPIYIEVIYYTIILGITVFGTLLLTLQNWDNGIWIKNKSKISVLLSILSVMIFMATLQPYIATLSFILLLIKASLLFKGQ; encoded by the coding sequence TTGGAGCTTAATGAAAAATTACAGGAACTTAGAAAACAAAAGGAATTGACCCAAGAGGAGCTTGCTGAGAAATTATTTGTCTCAAGAACAGCAATCTCAAAATGGGAATCTGGAAGAGGTTATCCAAATATTGATTCTCTAAAAGCAATTGCGGAATTTTTTGATGTTACAATTGATGAATTGCTATCATCAAAAGAATTGCTTTCTCTTGCTCAAAAAGATAGTGCAATAAAAATTCAGCAAGTTAGAGATTTAGTTTTTGGGCTATTAGATTTATCATTTTTATTATTGATTTTCATTCCTTTGTTTGGGCAACCAGAAGGGGATTTTATAAGACAAGTGTCATTAATTGCAATCGAATATATACCAATTTATATAGAGGTGATTTATTATACAATTATTTTAGGAATCACTGTCTTTGGAACTTTGCTATTGACACTACAAAACTGGGATAATGGCATTTGGATAAAAAACAAAAGTAAAATATCGGTGTTATTAAGTATTTTAAGTGTAATGATTTTTATGGCTACCCTTCAACCTTATATTGCTACTTTGTCCTTTATTCTACTGCTTATAAAGGCTTCCTTGCTTTTTAAAGGGCAGTGA
- a CDS encoding SRPBCC domain-containing protein, protein MKKIKKSVDIKTSPEVIWGAIINPSKYQLWTSVFQEGSYFEGGWQKGDHIKFLMADEQGHTMGLYSEIAESDHLKYISIKHLGLVKDDSVDYTSEEARKWTPSFENYYLEKINDDHTRFTIEVDVDDEEFTDMSDVWDLGLVKLKEVCEKNSGAFTEITFEALIEAPLHQVWEYWTSPEHIIKWNFASEDWHCPEAVNHLFKGGRFVYTMAAKDGSMSFGFSGTYTDLVEDSYIINQLDDGRMMKVLFQKVGEAQTKVIETFDAEDINTIDLQKEGWQSILNNFKKVVEV, encoded by the coding sequence ATGAAGAAAATTAAGAAATCAGTAGATATAAAAACTTCCCCAGAGGTCATATGGGGTGCAATTATTAATCCATCAAAGTATCAACTCTGGACAAGTGTCTTTCAAGAAGGGTCCTATTTTGAAGGTGGATGGCAAAAGGGTGATCATATTAAATTTTTGATGGCGGATGAGCAGGGACATACAATGGGTCTGTATTCAGAAATTGCAGAAAGTGACCACCTAAAATACATATCTATTAAGCATTTAGGTCTTGTGAAGGATGATAGTGTTGATTATACCAGCGAAGAGGCAAGGAAGTGGACACCTTCCTTTGAAAATTATTATCTTGAAAAAATAAATGATGATCATACGCGGTTTACGATAGAGGTAGATGTAGATGACGAGGAATTCACAGATATGAGTGATGTTTGGGACTTAGGACTTGTGAAACTTAAAGAAGTTTGTGAGAAGAACTCAGGCGCATTTACAGAGATAACTTTTGAGGCACTTATAGAGGCACCGCTTCATCAAGTTTGGGAGTATTGGACATCGCCTGAACATATTATAAAGTGGAATTTTGCTTCTGAGGATTGGCATTGTCCAGAAGCAGTGAATCATCTTTTTAAGGGTGGACGTTTCGTTTATACCATGGCAGCAAAAGATGGAAGTATGTCATTTGGTTTTTCAGGAACCTATACTGACTTAGTGGAAGATTCATATATAATAAATCAACTAGATGATGGCCGAATGATGAAAGTATTATTCCAAAAGGTCGGAGAGGCACAGACCAAAGTAATTGAAACATTTGACGCAGAAGATATAAATACTATAGACCTTCAAAAAGAAGGATGGCAGTCAATCCTAAATAATTTTAAGAAGGTTGTTGAGGTCTAG
- a CDS encoding ATP-binding protein yields MIIRETYLKRIRPFYQSDLIKVLTGIRRSGKSVLLKQIELELLNGGAKPNQIITINFEDLEYSFIQEAMDLHSYVKERTDNKQKYYLIFDEVQNVNEFEKAINSFRSTMDCSIFITGSNGKLLSGELATHLSGRYVSFRIMPFSFKEVCEIKGLSRLVIRDENFMEYLKYGGMPQRFLMQSESEIKVYLHDLYNSIVLRDIVQRSRVQDVTILNRIVEYMVLNTSQIFSAKSILKFFESDNRKVSTETIYTYLDHITSSLIINKAVRYDIRGKRILTRSDKYYLADTGLAYINNSGFKTELGALIENIVFNELIHRGYEVYVGKTRSGEIDFIVNNGEDRKYYQVAYLLADEKDMQREFDAFNHISDSYPKFVISMDRYDFSRDGIRHLNLLDFLLE; encoded by the coding sequence ATGATTATTAGAGAAACATATCTTAAGAGGATTAGACCATTTTACCAATCAGATTTAATCAAAGTGTTAACTGGCATAAGGCGTTCGGGTAAATCTGTATTATTAAAGCAGATAGAATTAGAATTGCTTAATGGTGGAGCAAAGCCTAATCAAATAATTACAATCAATTTTGAAGATCTTGAATATTCATTTATTCAAGAAGCAATGGATTTGCATAGTTATGTAAAAGAGCGTACAGATAATAAGCAAAAATACTATCTGATTTTTGACGAGGTTCAGAATGTAAATGAATTTGAAAAAGCCATCAATTCATTTAGGTCAACGATGGATTGTAGTATTTTTATAACAGGATCAAATGGAAAACTTCTTTCAGGAGAGCTTGCAACACACTTGTCAGGTAGATATGTTAGTTTTAGGATTATGCCCTTCTCGTTTAAAGAAGTTTGTGAAATTAAGGGTTTATCTAGGTTGGTAATACGCGATGAAAATTTTATGGAATATCTAAAGTATGGTGGAATGCCGCAACGATTTCTTATGCAATCAGAGTCGGAAATAAAAGTTTATCTTCATGATTTGTATAACTCTATTGTATTAAGAGATATTGTGCAAAGAAGTAGAGTACAAGATGTAACAATACTGAATAGAATTGTAGAATATATGGTATTGAACACTTCGCAGATATTCTCTGCAAAATCAATATTAAAATTCTTTGAAAGCGATAATAGAAAAGTGTCGACTGAAACGATTTATACTTATCTTGATCATATAACATCATCACTAATTATTAACAAGGCTGTAAGGTATGATATAAGAGGAAAACGTATTCTGACCAGATCTGATAAGTATTACTTAGCCGATACCGGACTTGCTTATATTAACAATTCTGGATTCAAAACAGAGTTGGGTGCATTAATTGAAAATATTGTATTCAATGAATTGATTCATCGAGGTTATGAGGTTTATGTCGGAAAGACAAGGTCGGGAGAGATTGATTTTATCGTAAATAATGGTGAAGACAGAAAGTACTATCAGGTGGCCTATCTTTTGGCGGATGAAAAAGACATGCAAAGAGAGTTTGATGCATTCAATCATATAAGTGACAGTTATCCCAAATTTGTGATTTCAATGGACCGTTATGATTTTTCCAGAGATGGTATCAGGCATCTGAATCTACTTGATTTTTTATTGGAGTGA
- a CDS encoding helix-turn-helix transcriptional regulator, which produces MKIDRLVSIIMILLDKKRIGAQELADMFEVSPRTIYRDIDSINMAGIPIRATSGVGGGFEIMQKYKVDHKVFSTADLSAILMGLSSVSNMIRGDELVNALAKVKSFIPVDKAKDIELKTNQIYIDLSPWLGNRDIQAYLEIIKTALQESKLLSFDYADRYGNKTQRVAEPYQLVLKGSHWYWQGYCRKRNDFRLFKLSRTSNLQIQIEGFTPRDYQKPQLDFTDILATIQTKIKIRIHKSVMDRVLDYCTYEHFSPDGDEHYIVNFPFIENEYYYNILLSFGDKCECLEPLHIRTEIKHRIHDIALIYER; this is translated from the coding sequence ATGAAAATTGACAGGCTTGTTAGTATTATTATGATACTCCTTGATAAAAAGCGTATAGGTGCACAGGAGTTAGCAGATATGTTTGAAGTTTCACCTCGCACAATCTATAGAGACATAGACTCGATTAATATGGCGGGTATTCCTATTCGTGCGACATCGGGAGTGGGAGGTGGCTTTGAAATCATGCAGAAATACAAGGTTGATCACAAAGTTTTTTCGACAGCCGACCTTTCTGCTATTTTGATGGGGCTTTCCAGTGTTTCCAACATGATACGAGGTGATGAACTGGTAAACGCCCTTGCGAAAGTCAAGAGCTTTATCCCCGTCGACAAAGCGAAAGACATTGAATTGAAAACGAATCAAATATATATAGATTTAAGTCCGTGGCTTGGAAACAGGGACATACAAGCATATTTAGAAATCATCAAAACCGCTTTACAGGAAAGCAAGCTACTTTCCTTTGACTATGCAGACCGCTACGGAAATAAAACCCAAAGAGTAGCCGAGCCCTATCAGCTTGTATTGAAAGGTAGCCATTGGTATTGGCAAGGATATTGCCGTAAAAGAAATGATTTTCGTTTATTTAAACTATCCCGCACATCAAACCTACAAATACAAATAGAAGGTTTTACACCACGAGATTATCAAAAACCGCAGTTGGATTTTACGGATATCTTGGCAACGATTCAAACAAAAATCAAAATTCGTATTCATAAATCTGTCATGGACAGGGTACTTGATTATTGCACTTATGAACATTTTTCGCCAGACGGTGATGAGCATTACATTGTTAATTTTCCGTTTATAGAGAATGAATACTATTACAATATTCTTTTAAGTTTTGGAGACAAATGTGAGTGTTTAGAGCCCTTACATATCCGTACAGAAATCAAACACAGAATACATGATATAGCTCTTATATACGAACGTTAA